From Palaeococcus ferrophilus DSM 13482:
TGTATTACGCCACTCAGAATATCCTCCTATCCGCTACAGTTGGACTCGGAAGTGGATTGTTTTTCCTTACACTACCAAACTTTGATGAAAACGTATTCGGGTATGCTTTCGACTTTTATACACTCCTAGCGAGTATAACAACAATGGTGGTGATTTATGGGAATTAAAAACAGGCCTGTAATCCCATCTCTTATGTTTTTTCAATGATAGGCTCATTTTATCTTGTCAAGTACTTGATCCACCAGCTCCTAATCACAGCATACGTCGTTATTTTCCTTTGTAGTTCATTGGAAGAAGATGAGGTCTATCAAAGAGAGAGCATTAACGGCCACTGTGGTTAGCTTTCCACTTATGTCTTTCCAACGTGGGTCATAATTGAAAATATGCTTTTAACCCTTGTCCTAGGGATTGTGTGGAGTCTTTCTACTGGAGTTACAGTTTATGAAATACTATCAAGGAAACCTATTGTTACAGACAATTGGGGTTCAAACATTAATGACGCTTCCAAGGGCGGCAAAAATAGTATGGGACTTCGTAGGGCCAATTGTCATTGGAAAGATTAAAAACGAAATCTTGGGGTGATCTTGGGATGATACCTGCAAGCTCCTTAAAAAGGAGAGCATTTGTCCATTTCATTCTTTGTTTTATTTTGCTGTTTCCATAACGTACAAGCTTGTTAACCCGGATGAAGTTATCACGTTTTAGATTTTCTTGGAGTTTTAATAATGATGGCATCAATACTTTAGAAAATACAGAAGCCCAGAACTTCCAGAAGAAAAGATGATAGTGTTAGGGCTATTGATAATAACTGATATTCTTGGAATGCATCAGATTACAGACAATGAAGTTTTATCGGTTTCCCTTGAGATCCTATGGGGAACTATAATAACGATTTCAAGCTATGCCATTATTCACTACAACAAGTTTAAATATTTACAAATCTCCAAGGAGATAGGGAGCAAGTGACTCCAGCAGGAAAGGTGTTAACCAAAATGGGCTGTGAACCAAAGATTGGGCCTTTGGATGAATTTAGAAGTATGGTTCACTTTGAACTGAATAGTACTGATAGTGTTATATTGGACATCAAGGAGGTTGATGATAATGGGGGTTAAAGAGACACTCTGGGCTGTCATGGTTTTTACTGGCCTTATTCCCATTATTCTTTGTTCATTTCAGGCGATAATTGTTCGATAAATGCATACTCCAACTCAACCTGTACCATTCTTTAAGGGTCAAGAAGATGCTGCCGCGCCATTCACAAAAAGTTTAAATCAGATGAGGGCCAAAAGATATTAGGTGAGAGGAGTGAGGAGAGCCCAGAGTGCGATAGAGTACCTTTTCATGCTCGCGGCCGCGCTAATCCTCGTTGCGGTTGTGGTGAGGGTCATCGGCGACAGCCTGAACCAGATAAACGACGTCATCACCCAGTACACGGAAGTTATGAGGGAAAAGCTCATCCAGAACCTGTGAGGTGAAATAATGAACGGCGAACTTCTTCTCGCTATCATAGGGGTTATTATGGGTATTCTCACGTCCTACACGGACATAAAAACGGGCTTCATTGAAGACAGGCACGTTTTCCCAACCTTCACCTACATTGAGAGGCTCTTCTCCAGGGGCGAGGTTGAGGACACGGGCTCTACGGGCCTTTTTTCTTGGGTTATCCTTCCTGCGGCTGAAATAGGGGTGCTCTACTACCTCGTGAGGGGCCTCTCGGAGGGGAACGTTTTCCTTGCCCTCTCGGGGCTCATAGGCCTAATCGCCGGCTTCCTCCTCGGCTATTTCCTCTACTTCATAGGGGGCTGGGCCGGCGGTGACGTCCTCATCCTGGCGGCGTTCTCGGCGCTCTTCCCCTACGCGTCAAGCTACGCGAGGGTCAGGCCCTTCTACGCCACCAGCTACCCTCTACACGCGGTGACGCTCCTCTTCAACAGCATAATCGCTATCTTCCCCTTCATACTGCTCTACGCCCTCGGTGTGCTCATAGCGCGGGGAGAGGGAAGGAAGCTCACGGAGGTGTTCACGGAGAACGTCCGCCTCACCGTCGAGGGCGCCCTCTGGGTAATGGCGGCGATAACGTTCATCATAGTCCTCGCCAGCGCCGTTGGGGTTACGCTCAATCCTATCATCCGCTACGCACTGACGCTGGTACTCCTCTTTGTCCTCGGCAAGTACAGGGTCGTTGGCGATGCCCTCGGTCTCTTCGCCCTCGCCTACGGCGCCTACACCATCGGGACGGACTTTCTCTACGTCTTCGGGAAGCTCCTGCTGACCTTTTACGCCTTCAAGCTGTTCTTCTCCGTGGTTAAAGTGCTCAGAGCCGAGGTTCTCATGGAGGAGAAGCCCCTCGAGGAGATAAGGGAGTGGGACATAATAGGCGAGTGGATATACGAGAAGGGCGGGGAAGTGCGGAGGGACAGGGAGAGCTTCCTCGACAGGCTCAGGAAGGGCATTCTCACCGGTGACCTGAGCGTTCTGAACCCTGATTACGGGGACGTTATAGTCTCGCCAACGGCGGAGGGAATTAAGAAGGAGCAGATTGAGAGGCTCCGTGCCCTCGTTGAGGAGGGAAAGCTCGAGAACCGCTTCCTGGTCAAGAAGGCCATGCCCTTTGCCCCGGCACTCTTCCTCGGCTTTCTGATTTCGATACTCTACGGTGATATATTCTGGTGGCTCGTCCTGAAGATGGCGGGCCTCTAGGGCCCTTTAAAATTTGGGTCAGGGAAGGGCGTGTTCGTCACCTTTCGGCAAAGCAAAAGCTCATCATCCCCCGACGTTAAATGGGAAGTGGGGTTAAAAGGTTAGCCCCCAATGAGCCCCTCGATTATCTCCCTCACTTCCAAGAGGTTCTCAACGACGTGGTCGCCCTCAACCCCCTCGTGTGGGTTTATCGCTATAGCTACGTCGGCCTCGCGGAACATCGCTATGTCGTTGTAGCCGTCCCCAACGGCCACCGTGAGCTCCGGCTTCAGCTCATCCTTGAGCCTCCTTAGGATGGCCCCCTTCCCCTGGAAGTCAACGTGCGGTCTTACCTTTCCGGTTATAACGCCGTTCTCATCAAAGATTAGCTCGTTCGCGAAGACGTAGTCAACGCCGAGCTCTTCCCCGACCTTCCTCGCGAGGCACATGAGGCCGCTCGAGAGGATTGCCACCCTGAAGTTCTCCCCCTTCAGAAACTCAATCAGCTCTCTCGCCCCTTCCATGTACTCCACTTTTTCAACCCACTCCATAATCTCCTCCCTCGTGTGCCCCCTCCAGAGGGACGCGTCGAGCTCGGCCCACTCGGCATAGCTTATCTCGCCGGCAAAAAAGCGCTCCGCGTACTCCTTGCCCTTCTCCCACGTCCCAAAGCGCTTGTGGAGCTCCACCCACCCTGAGACTGACTTTACAAGCGTTCCCTCAAGATCAAAAGCTATGAGCCTGGCCATTTTCTCACCTAAAGAAAGGTTCGGTTGGAGCTTAAAAGCCTACTCCCCCCACCCGTACTCGCCTATGAGGGGAACGAAGGCAACCCCTCCCCAGCGCCTCTTCCTTATCTCGCCTGTTTCACTTTTCTCGACGATGTAGAGGTCCTGCCACAGGTGGTAGCTCCCCACGGGGATTATGAGCCTCCCTCCCGGCTTCAGCTGCTCCACGAGGGGTTCCGGCACTTTTGGCGCTCCCGCCGTTACGAGGATTCTATCGTAGGGGGCCTTCGGGGGGAAGCCCTTACTCCCATCGCCGAGGATGACGTGGACGTTCTTAACTCCCGCCCTCTCGAGGTTCCTCCTTGCGAACTCGACCAGCTCGGGAATCCTCTCGACTGTATACACGTCGGTCTTCACGAGCTCCGCTATCAGCGCCGCGTTCCACCCGCTCCCGGTCCCTATCTCAAGAACCTTCATTCCGGGCTCAAGCTCGGCCAGCTCGAGCATTATCGCCACCATGTGGGGGGCGCTGATTGTTTGGCCCGCGGGAATCGGGAGGGGCTCATCAACATGCGCGTAGCCCCTGTAGCGCTCCTCAACGAAGAGGTAGCGGGGGTACTTGAGAAAAGCCTGCCTAACCTCCTCGCTCCTTATGAGCCGCTCACCCACAAGGGCCTTTACGGTCCTCTCCCATCTCTCATCGAGCTCTTCCATCGGTGTATTGAACGCGCTTGGAGGATATAACGGTTACGGCATTACTTGCCGAGCGAGAGCTCCTTCGCCTTCACGACCACGGCCCCTTCCGGAAGCTCGACCTCGCCGCGCGTTATTATCACCGCCCCGTCGTAGGTGGTCAGCGTCACCTTGACCTTCTTGAAGCCTCCGGTTTCGCCGACTATGGCGAGGGGCCTC
This genomic window contains:
- a CDS encoding class III signal peptide-containing protein, which gives rise to MRRAQSAIEYLFMLAAALILVAVVVRVIGDSLNQINDVITQYTEVMREKLIQNL
- a CDS encoding A24 family peptidase C-terminal domain-containing protein, which gives rise to MNGELLLAIIGVIMGILTSYTDIKTGFIEDRHVFPTFTYIERLFSRGEVEDTGSTGLFSWVILPAAEIGVLYYLVRGLSEGNVFLALSGLIGLIAGFLLGYFLYFIGGWAGGDVLILAAFSALFPYASSYARVRPFYATSYPLHAVTLLFNSIIAIFPFILLYALGVLIARGEGRKLTEVFTENVRLTVEGALWVMAAITFIIVLASAVGVTLNPIIRYALTLVLLFVLGKYRVVGDALGLFALAYGAYTIGTDFLYVFGKLLLTFYAFKLFFSVVKVLRAEVLMEEKPLEEIREWDIIGEWIYEKGGEVRRDRESFLDRLRKGILTGDLSVLNPDYGDVIVSPTAEGIKKEQIERLRALVEEGKLENRFLVKKAMPFAPALFLGFLISILYGDIFWWLVLKMAGL
- a CDS encoding HAD-IB family phosphatase, yielding MARLIAFDLEGTLVKSVSGWVELHKRFGTWEKGKEYAERFFAGEISYAEWAELDASLWRGHTREEIMEWVEKVEYMEGARELIEFLKGENFRVAILSSGLMCLARKVGEELGVDYVFANELIFDENGVITGKVRPHVDFQGKGAILRRLKDELKPELTVAVGDGYNDIAMFREADVAIAINPHEGVEGDHVVENLLEVREIIEGLIGG
- a CDS encoding protein-L-isoaspartate(D-aspartate) O-methyltransferase, producing MEELDERWERTVKALVGERLIRSEEVRQAFLKYPRYLFVEERYRGYAHVDEPLPIPAGQTISAPHMVAIMLELAELEPGMKVLEIGTGSGWNAALIAELVKTDVYTVERIPELVEFARRNLERAGVKNVHVILGDGSKGFPPKAPYDRILVTAGAPKVPEPLVEQLKPGGRLIIPVGSYHLWQDLYIVEKSETGEIRKRRWGGVAFVPLIGEYGWGE